ATCACTAGCATAAAAATACTGTcaaatgaaaatctataattttcagttgaacgaaggtgttaatatcactaacataaaaatactgtcaaatgaaaatctataattttcaGTTGAACGAAGGTGTTAATATCACAGCATAAAAATACTGTcaaatgaaaatctataattttcaGTTGAACGAAGGTGTTAATATCACTAGCATAAAAATACTGTcaaatgaaaatctataattttcaGTTGAACGAAGGTGTTAATATCACTAGCATAAAAATACTGTcaaatgaaaatctataattttcaGTTGAACGAAGGTGTTAATATCACAGCATAAAAATACTGTcaaatgaaaatctataattttcaGTTGAACGAAGGTGTTAATTATCACCAGCATAAAAATACTGTcaaatgaaaatctataattttcaGTTGAACGAAGGTGTTAATATCACAGCATAAAAATACTGTcaaatgaaaatctataattttcaGTTGAACGAAGGTGTTAATTATCACCAGCATAAAAATACTGTcaaatgaaaatctataattttcaGTTGAACGAAGGTGTTAATATCACAGCATAAAAATACTGTcaaatgaaaatctataattttcaGTTGAACGAAGGTGTTAATTATCACCAGCATAAAAATACTGTcaaatgaaaatctataattttcaGTTGAACGAAGGTGTTAATTATCAATAGCATAAAAATACTGTcaaatgaaaatctataattttcaGTTGAACGAAGGTGTTAATTATCACTAGCATAAAAATACTGTCAACTGAAAATCTTGAACATAAGTTATAATTATCACTGGGATGAAAATATCGTTGagtaaaaatctataatttttatttgaataagagTTAATAATCTCTAGAATGAAAATGCCGTCAAATGAAAATCTATCATTTTCAGTTGAACGAAGGTGTTAATTATCACTAACTTAAAAATACTGTcaaatgaaaatctataattttcaTTTCAACGTAAGTGTTAATTACCGCTAGCATAAAAAATACTGTCAAAAGCTGATATTTTCTTTAGTATgtcaaaataaaaatcaatgatttTCAGTTCAACAGGATGCGTTAATCCCATCTGATATTTTCTTTAGCatgtcaaaaaaacaaaaaaaaaagatacaatcaaTGATTTTCAGTTCAACAGGAAGTGTTAATCCCAGCTGATATTTTCTTTagcatgtcaaaaaaaaaagatacaatcaaTGATTTTCAGTTCAACAGGAAGTGTTAATCCCAGCTGATATCTTCTTtagcatgtcaaaaaaaaaaagatacaatcaaTGATTTTCAGTTCAACAGGAAGTGTTAATCCCAGCTGATATTTTCTTtagcatgtcaaaaaaaaaaaaagatacaatcaaTGATTTTCAGTTCAACAGGAAGTGTTAATCCCAGCTGATATTTTCTTtagcatgtcaaaaaaaaaaaagatacaatcaaTGATTTTCAGTTCAACAGGAAGTGTTAATCCCAGCTGATATTTTCTTtagcatgtcaaaaaaaaaaaaagatacaatcaaTGATTTTCAGTTCAACAGGAAGTGTTAATCCCAGCTGATATTTTCTTtagcatgtcaaaaaaaaaaaaaagatacaatcaaTGATTTTCAGTTCAACAGGAAGTGTTAATCCCATCTGATATTTTCTTtagcatgtcaaaaaaaaaaagatacaatcaaTGATTTTCAGTTCAACAGGAAGTGTTAATCCCAGCTGATATTTTCTTTAGcatgtcaaaataaaaaaagatacaatcAATGATTTTCAGTTCAACAGGAAGTGTTAATCCCAGCTGATATTTTCTTTAGcatgtcaaaataaaaaaagatacaatcAATGATTTTCAGTTCAACAGGAAGTGTTAATCCCAGCTGATATTTTCCTTAGTAtgtcaaaaaaaataaataaataaaatcaatgattTTCAGTTCAACAGGATGTTTAATCCCAGCTGATATTTTCTTGCGCAtgtcaaaaaataaaaatgaatgattttATGTTCAACAGGGACTGTAAATCTCAGCTGGTATTTCTTTTAGTATGGCAAAATAAAAGTAACATGATGTCACCACATGTCagaaaattattatgattttttttatttttattttttttttatttctttttttcttttttgcagggaGCAGACCAGGAAGACCCAAGACTGATCGAATACATTCGTCGCGAATTATTGGTTCCTCCATCGGTTCAACCTTACAAACTTGCAAGGTCTGGCGCAGTTCACTTTTCGCAATTCAACCagtcaagaattgcgaatgaaatGCTGAGAGGAATGGTGAGTATAATCGAATTATCTCTGAATTTAATCTAAATATAATTTTATGATGAATGGGATGTTTGTCCACAAGACAACTCCTCTTCAACTGAGAGATTGCCTTCTGTCAATAACTTCAGAATATCTGCCATACAACTGACTTGGAAAATCAGCTTTATTCCACCAAGGGGAATGAGGAAAGAAGGTAAAACTTGTCTTGGAATTGTAGAATTTTCCTTAGCAATTACCTTAGTGTATCATTTTGGATTTTCAGGGatatgtacaaaaaagaaaaaaaaatggaaacatttTATATCAGTTCAGACTTTTGCAATCATGGAATTGTGAAGAAAACGAAACAAATACATTATAACAAGGAATTGCAATAAAAGATTCTTGGAAAGGCGAAAattaagcatgaagtaggatatagATTGGAtggctcaaggtagagacgactagcgaaatttaaccgaggccctttgcgttaatagctgtaggagatgatgatgatgatgttgatgatgattatgatgatgcatCAACAATCACACTGCATAGTATTTTGCCActataaaagaaaacatatttctCTATACTTTTAGTATAAGTGCTGGCTCTTTAGTGTAGACTGTATAAATAGAAGCAATTTGGATGTTTATAGTTGAATGCATGGTATTGGAGTATCTCACTACTAAaccacactgtttaaaaaaaaaaaaaaacgtaattttaattggaaaatctccgtaaaatgtatactgttctcagccgtatttcagtaaaatacaggcgaccgtaatttgtaccctacttcgttattatctctTGCGAGTTGGTGACACTAATATCACTCCTTGATGTCAATTTATcgttttttttaaacagtaaatgcctggcaacatttattccaggatttttaccgtttttttaacgccaaatttttaacagtgtactgtatgttcaaagatcaaggtcaaggttaatgGACCATATCCTTGATTCAGAAAGACGGGTTCTTTGTTGAGGTTGGCGCTGCAGATGGAGAGAGGCTGAGCAACTCGATCTTCTTCGAGAGGGAGCTGGGCTGGAGAGGACTCCTGATCGAAGCCATCCCATCCTATTTCGAAGCACTGAAGAAAAAACACAGGAAGGCCTACGCCATTCACGCCGCTCTCTCACAGACAACTTCTGCGTCCGAAGTATCGATGAAGTAAGGAGTTGCACGTTTGAGGAGcgaaattatcttattattattattattataattattattattattattattattattattgttattattattattagctaagctacaacccttggtgggaaagcaagatgctataagcccaagggctccaacagggaaaaatagcctagtgaggaaaggaaatagggaaataaataaacgatataagaagtaatgaaaatgataataaaatattttaaaaacattaacaacattaaaacacatatttgatttatagactataaaaggaATTGCGTAAGTCTGTACAACATAGAAACAGACATTAGGTCTTTATAAGCAATTTAAGTTGGTTTTAAGCATAATCTGGAGACAGTGTGTGACGAGGTATGGGACAATATTGTCAGGTGTGACCTTTCAAAatgaggttttatttttttttttaaatttgaaattataatgCCGGATTTTCGAACTTTGAAACCATTTTCTTCCACATTTTTACTGCATTTTCTTGAATTTTACAGTGTTGAAATTACTTAATTTTGTTCGATGCATGTTCCTTAGAACTCAAAAAGCTTTTACAAAGGCAGATTTAATCTCTTTAAGCAATAGGTCCATGTCAATATATAAATTCAATGGACTAATAGAATGGAAAACATAGTCTACTGGGGTAAGGGAAATGGCGTAgaaatattcccgttttctatgtcacTGCAGACCAAGTCCACAAAATATACGCCACTTGAAATGAGATACAGTTTGACATCATGTTTCCAGATGTGTGGGTAGACACCCCCAGAAGTTTGAACTAATTTATGTTAAAGTCCAAGACAACAGTATTCAGTTCAGTTTAAGAGAACAATAACGAATTTTATACTTCAGCCTCTTTGCCTCACACTAACTCATGGTCATTTCCAGGGCTAATGACCTTGGCAGTAAGCTAAGTGCTCATGGTATTACCGTAAAAGGACTTCCATTCTTTTCTATTCTTCAAGCACTGGATGTTAAAGTAGTAGATTTCTTATCTCTGGATATCGAGTCTTTTGAAGTCAAggtgagtttctttttttttttttttattcaaagaaatacTTTATTTGCATCTAGTCTATTCTTATTCAATGCAGTCATTTACTAATAATTTATCTTAAGACCCTTGTCAACATCTACGACAGATTTGGACCGATCTAATAAACCCACTTTTTGAACGACACAGGTTACCGAAATAATATAAACatgagttttatatatacagtataaatatatatatatatatatatatatatatatatatatatatatatatatatatatatatactgtatatacatatatatatatatatacatacacacatatatatgtatgtatatatatatatatatatatatatatatatatatatatatatatatatataaaggtatactgtatatatactgtatatatatatgtatatatatgtacatgtatatatatgtatatatatatatatatatatatatatatatatatatattatatgtatacagtatatatatatacatatatatataagaagaagttttggaaagaagggaagagagtaaggaaggatggctcaagaattgaagagacagtgaaagatggaaatggaaggttgttaaaaggggaggaggcaaggaaaaggtgggcggaatattttgaaagtttactgaatgttgaggacaatacagaggcagatataattgcttttgcaggtgttgaggtgccggtgatgggagatgagaatgagagagagattacaatagatgaagtgtgtagagcactagatgaaacgagagtaggaaaagcatctgctatgaatggtgtgagagctgagatgttgaaggaagggggtatgactgttcttgaatggttggtgagattgtttaatatgtgttttatgttatcaatggtaccagtagattgggtttgtgcatgtattgtaccactatataagggtaagggagatgtgcatgagtgttgtaattcaagaggtattagtttgttgagtgtagttggaaaagtgtatggtagagtaatgattaataggattaaggataaaacagagaatgcaatcttagaagtacagggtggttttagaagaggtaggggttgtatgaatcagatttttacagttaggcagatatgagataaatatttagcaaaaggtaaggaggtgtatgttgcgtttatggatctggagaaagcgtatgatagagtttatagggaagcaatgtgcaatgtgatgaggttatatggagttggtggaaggttgttacaagcagtgaaaagtttctacaaaggtagtaaaacatgtgttaggataggaaatgaagtgagtgattggtttccggtgagagtggggctgagacagggatgtgtgatgtcgccgtggttgtttaacttgtatgttgatggagtggtgagagaggtgaatgctcgagcgcttgtactaggattaaaactggtagacgagaatgaccatgaatggaaggtaaatcaattgttgtttgcagatgatactgtactggttgcagacacagaagagaagcttggctgattattgacagaatttggaagggtgtgtgagagaaggaagttgagagttaatgtgggtaagagtaaggttatgagatgtacgagaagggaaggtggtgcaaggttgaatgtcatgttgaatggagagttacttgaggaggtggatcagtttaggtacttggggtctgttgttgtagcaaatggtggagtggaagcatatgtacgtcagagagtgaatgaaggttgcaaagtgttgggggcagttaagggagtattaaaaaatagagagccaggcatgaatgtaaagagtgttctatatgagaaagtgattgtaccaactgtgatgtatgaatcggagttgtggggaatgaaagtgatggagagacagaaattgaatgtgtttgagatgaagtgtctagggagtatggctggtgtatctcgagtagatgagGTTAgaaatgaagtggtgagggtgagaacgggtgtaagaaatgagttagcagctagagtggatatgaatgtgttgaggtggtttggccatgttgagagaatggaaaatggctgtctgctaaagaaggtgatgaatgcaagagttgatgggagaagtacaagaggaaggccaaggtttgggtggatggatggagtgaagaaagctctgggtgataggaggataaatgtgagagaggtaagagagtgtgctagaaataggaatgaatggcgagcgattgtgacgcagttccggtaggccctgctgctttctccggtaccttagatgaccgcggaggtagcagcagtaggagattcagcattatgaagcttcatctgtggtggataacgagggagggtgggctgtggcaccctagcagtaccagctgaactcggttgagtcccttgtcaggctgggaggaacgtagagagtagaggtcccctttttgtttctgtttcatttgttgatgtcggctaccccccaaaaattagggggaagtgccttggtatatgtatgtgatatatatatatatatatatatatatatatatatatatatatatatataaagtatatatatatatatatatatatatatatatatataaagtatatatatatatatatatatatatatatatatatatataaagtatatatatatatataaagtatatatatatatatatatatatatatatatatatatatatatatattcgtgtgtgtgtgtgtattcttgttCTATATTGGTtgatgttttaatattgtttaatTTTAACAATGATAGTAAACTGATACATATTCCTGAAGGAAATCTGGAAATCTTCAACAGCAGCTATTTTTCGAATTCATCAACTCGCTACTGCAATCCTTTCCTTGTGATTTTGATGAATCATAGAATGATGTGAGACTATTTTACATATAACCGAATATCATTATAGACCATATTTAGACCATATTCCTTTTGTTGTGTTTCCAACCGTACGGTGATttagtttaagggtttaaaggccgctcatgaatggcaggggcaagggacagtgacgttgccctatcgagtaggacaatgccctagactcaccatatatactgtacatatgatcagcgcccaagccccctctccacccaacctaggaccaaggagggccaggcaatggatgctgatgactcagcagataggcctataggctcacccaaaccccccatccttagctcacaaggatgctgaggttggagggaccaaaggaactagcgagactaagcgggactcgaaccccagtctggcgtttaccatgTGAAACTGCATTTCCAGCAAATATTCCTGGAAACAACACAAACACATTGCTAATAATCCCCCTGTTTTTACTTTCTTTCAAGAAATTACGTTTCTTTCCATTAGTGAAAGTGATATCACCTTTTCTGTTGATTTGAAAACAAAATTTCAAATTTGGAACATCAATGAAGAAGTCCTTTTCAAAATCACGACTTCCAAATTtcgattttcttcttttccttttagaTTCTGAAGACCATACCATGGGATAAGATCAAGTTTAGGCTGATGTGCATTGAGGTGGCCCACATTCCCGAGGGGAAGGAATTCCTGACGAAATTCCTACAAGAAAAAGGATACGAATTTCTAGGTCTAGGATACTTAAAAATCGATGCTTGGTATTCCCATCCAGATCTCTTGAAGACAAATGTTAAACCACATTAGGAGTTTTAACGTAtgaatttctttattaaatctTTTGAGGATTTCATTGGATATTATTTTTTCAGCAGTTTTAgcatcatttttatatgtaattttttaaataaataattttacgaATGCTTTTATATTTAAAGCATTTTGACTAATAATGGTTGGTTTGTGCCATATGTATATAACCTTTTCTCTATGAATTATTTAAGAAATCTTTTTTCAATATTCAGCTTAGAGTTACTGATTATTATTCAATGATTCACAAAAACTTTTCtcgaaaataaatataataaactgttacaaaaaaaaatcatatataaaaaatagataaaccTTAAATATcgtcatatataaaaaatagataaaccTTAAATATCGGACTGAATTGGCCCAAAGTATTAAAAAGTATATTGCAATATTATCGTGAGACTTCCTATAAATTGTTGACGAAAGAGATAGATATTGTGTAAACAAATATTCATCATGAGTTGTGTAAAAATAAATGATGGAGAGTTTTGGCAAATGAAGAATAATTATGGCAATTATCAATAATAGATTTCAATCAGTTATCTGTTAACACGTAGGCAACCTTTTTCAAGACTTCATgttttgaaataaacatttctgTTTTCCTTATTTTGATTATAATAGGTATTATTTCACTGTCCATTTCTAGTCAAAGATCACCAGAAAATACACTTTTTATATGAGAATGTTTAATCAAATAAAACTAGGCATTTGTAATACAATTACATGAGTGTTTTACATTTTCTTACTTTCAATTTCCGTGTGAAATAACAGTAATTGCCTGAACATCCTCACACAattgttgccatcgtgttgcaacagaattaggttcAGCAACCATGCTGAACTTCTCTGGATGTTCAATGGCCAGGggcattttgacttcttacctgaattagtagggcaccagctacccgttgagatactaccgctagtgagtcatggggtcctatgactggccagacagtactacattggatccttctctctggttacggtttattttccctttgcctacacgcacactgattattctggcctattctttacatattctgctatgtccacatacacctgacaacactgagattatcaaacaattcttcttcacccaaggggttaactactgcactgttatggcacagtgaccactttcctcttggtacggtaaaagagactttagttatggtaagcagctcttctaggagaaggacactccaaaatcaaaccattgttctctagtcttgggtaataacaaagcctctgtaccatggtcttccactgtcttaggttagagttctcttgcttgagggtacactcgggcagactgttctatctgatttctcttcctcttgtttagttaaagtttttatagtttatataggagatatttatgttaatgttactgttcttaagatatttatctttccttgttttcttttctcactaggctattttccctgttggagcccctgggcttatagcaccctgcttttccaactagggttgtaccttaccaagtaattataataataataacaataataatgattaggtTAGGCAAATAAAATCTACAAAACTAACTCGTTACTTACTcaaaaagttaattctaacctaatttctatgttaattgtACCTTTTGTGTGTTTATGCAAGCAATTAGAAGTAGTTTACAccttttgttttatgtaaactatcATTCCCTTATGgtgaaattttaccacctaatgcctactTGTAACTAATTTCAATTCTGCCTTACTTGGTCCCAACAATTAGCAAATACAAGTAGAATATTTGCATCTTTCTTGATATCCAGAAATGTTGAAATGGGGTTGTGTTGTGGCGTTCCTTTTGTTTACTGTGATCGTGCTGCATGAGGTTACATCTAGTTGTCTTCCTGCTGCTGCATTTCCCTGCATGGGTTCCCTCTCAACGGTAgtcaccaatattggatatggtgttgatCATCAAAGTCAAATACTGTCCTCAAACATAactggaacaataatatagttttactgagaatgaatcctatcccagcatcttcgccaatgTTGAATATGGTGTAGGTcagcaaagttaaatactgccctcaaacatacctggaacaataatataattttattgagaatgaatcctatcccagcatcttcgccaatattggatatggtgttggtcatcaaagttaaatactgccttCAAAGATACCTGGAACAATCATATAATTTTATTGAGAAagaatcctatcccagcatcttcgccaatattggatatggtgttggtcatcaaagttaaatactgccttCAAAGATACCTGGAAcagtaatatagttttattgagaatgaatcctatcccagcatcttcgccaatattggatatggtgttggtcatcaaagttaaatactgccttCAAAGATACcaggaacaataatatagttttattgagaatgaatcctatcccagcatcttcgccaataaTGGATATGGTGTAGGTcagcaaagttaaatactgcccttaaacatacctggaacaataatatagttttattgagaatgaatcctatcccagcatctttgcCAATAATGGATATGGTGTAggtcatcaaagttaaatactgccttCAAAGatacctggaacaataatatagttttattgaaaatgaatcctatcccagcatcttcgccaatattggatatggtgtaggtcatcaaagttaaatactgcccttaaACATACatggaacaataatatagttttattgagaatgaatcctatcccagcatctttgcCAATAATGGATATGGTGTAGGTcagcaaagttaaatactgcccttaaacatacctggaacaataatatagttttattgagaatgaatcctatcccagcatcttcgccaataaTGGATATGGTGTAggtcatcaaagttaaatactgcccttaaacatacctggaacaataatatagttttattgagaatgaatcctatcccagcatctttgcCAATAATGGATATGGTGTAGGTcagcaaagttaaatactgcccttaaacatacctggaacaataatatagttttattgagaatgaatcctatcccagcatcttcgccaataaTGGATATGGTGTAggtcatcaaagttaaatactgcccttaaacatacctggaacaataatatagttttattgagaatgaatcctatcccagcatcttcgccaataaTGGATATGGTGTAGGTcagcaaagttaaatactgcccttaaacatacctggaacaataatatagttttattgaaaatgaatcctatcccagcatcttcgccaatattggatatggtgtaggtcatcaaagttaaatactgcccttaaacatacctggaacaataatatagttttattgagaatgaatcctatcccagcatcttcgccaataaTGGATATGGTGTAGGTcagcaaagttaaatactgcccttaaacatacctggaacaataatatagttttattgagaatgaatcctatcccagcatcttcgccaatattggatatggtgtaggtcagcaaagttaaatactgccctcaaacatacctggaacaataatatagttttattgagaatgaatcctatcccagcatcttcgccaataaTG
The nucleotide sequence above comes from Palaemon carinicauda isolate YSFRI2023 chromosome 18, ASM3689809v2, whole genome shotgun sequence. Encoded proteins:
- the LOC137657612 gene encoding protein Star-like, with translation MGKMGLSPLRVILPIVGTLGLVITFYPTENTTVTSEPRPIMDIPNSADEVPKSNNGNQLQTSSVCNCSPYDFRGADQEDPRLIEYIRRELLVPPSVQPYKLARSGAVHFSQFNQSRIANEMLRGMKDGFFVEVGAADGERLSNSIFFERELGWRGLLIEAIPSYFEALKKKHRKAYAIHAALSQTTSASEVSMKANDLGSKLSAHGITVKGLPFFSILQALDVKVVDFLSLDIESFEVKILKTIPWDKIKFRLMCIEVAHIPEGKEFLTKFLQEKGYEFLGLGYLKIDAWYSHPDLLKTNVKPH